From a region of the Coffea arabica cultivar ET-39 chromosome 3e, Coffea Arabica ET-39 HiFi, whole genome shotgun sequence genome:
- the LOC113736929 gene encoding uncharacterized protein, with amino-acid sequence MEMASTCSIYRVLLDVDRDVPDYVRDAIKHMKFLKTFLMCARKWSQSNDLYLESDNVVKKVSLPSFLSCIEDTFHKYEEDFQYSLSLRLETDKNDYYTVNHGVFPEIEKQIKSLKQEIMQKIIQIYFALASSRSNSCMTDDELLEFIDLILQNLADLTNYYMDRKISESYISPASSAQVQALEAKLTFLKSFIPFAKMRGTADIPALLLAHFEVVALNAARLCYMCSYWDDAEEMHNPKFFSMIYEQQQKIRAVDFHVYETYMEVLRASYCPASLRTPRVQDKQILNNFNDSLIGCLWELLCCSCSFMDSMKDEMGILYAGLRFLRSILREHQKKMDEQNEKIGALLSEAGIIICSPSVNRVKEGEVSFSESTDALGCYDMLANTNIHIKHFKDQISDSSTIESLPNSSHSLRAPEVSRTSSRMLSKGKMPIAHEVIVGLDDEAAKVIDRLVSGSKQVEIVPIVGMAGLGKTTLAKKVYNDRKDEFQNLDEHALLEKLYQRLLKNRYLVVFDDVWDIEVWNELRIAFPNDKNGSRIIFTSRFSNVASEVQYGGEPHYLHPLSEKESFELLLKKVFGKEDCPQGLRGTGMEIAKKCRGLPFAVVVVAGILATIEHDILVWEEFAESLTSTTVSGTDQWKKSLELSYEHLPYHLKACLLYFAAFREDEKIGAKNLMRLWIAEGFVKKIERKRSEVIAEEYLMDLIGRNLVMVSKSRSISGVKTCYIHDLIFEFCKDEAKEEKFLRVLQGYDELSTFIEPPNLPRLSICSNGEDFIKSKLFCPMDMGVGCLISPSFFASTNILKF; translated from the exons ATGGAGATggcctccacttgcagcatatATCGTGTCTTACTTGATGTAGACCGGGATGTTCCTGACTATGTTCGTGATGCAATCAAACACAtgaaatttctcaaaacatTTCTTATGTGTGCAAGAAAGTGGAGCCAAAGCAATGATTTGTACTTGGAATCTGACAATGTTGTGAAGAAGGTGAGTCTTCCATCTTTCTTATCTTGCATTGAAGATACCTTTCACAAATATGAGGAGGACTTTCAGTACTCTCTTTCCCTTAGATTAGAAACGGACAAAAATGACTATTATACTGTTAATCATGGAGTGTTCCCCGAAATTGAGAAACAGATCAAATCACTGAAGCAAGAAATCATgcaaaaaatcatccaaatttacTTTGCTTTGGCAAGCAGCAGGTCAAATTCTTGTATGACAGATGATGAGCTGTTGGAATTCATAGACCTCATCCTCCAAAATCTAGCAGATTTGACAAATTACTATATGGATCGGAAAATTAGTGAATCGTATATTTCTCCTGCTTCGagtgctcaagtccaagcccttgAAGCAAAGCTGACATTCTTGAAAAGCTTCATTCCCTTTGCCAAAATGCGAGGAACTGCAGATATTCCTGCCTTGCTATTGGCGCACTTCGAAGTGGTGGCTTTGAACGCGGCACGCCTCTGTTACATGTGTTCTTATTGGGATGATGCTGAGGAAATGCACAATCCTAAGTTCTTCTCCATGATATATGAACAACAACAGAAGATCAGGGCTGTTGATTTTCATGTCTACGAGACTTATATGGAAGTACTTAGAGCTTCATACTGCCCAGCATCATTACGTACACCAAGGGTGCAGGATAAGCAGATATTGAACAACTTCAATGATTCTCTTATAGGTTGTCTCTGGGAGCTGTTATGCTGCAGCTGTAGCTTTATGGATTCTATGAAAGATGAAATGGGAATACTCTATGCCGGACTGAGATTCTTGAGAAGCATTTTAAGGGAGCATCAGAAGAAAATGGATGAACAAAACGAAAAAATTGGTGCTCTTCTTAGTGAGGCAGGCATTATAATTTGCTCGCCTTCTGTAAACAGAGTGAAAGAAGGAGAAGTTAGCTTCTCAGAGTCCACAGATGCCCTTGGCTGTTATGATATGCTGGCTAATACCAACATCCATATCAAGCATTTTAAGGATCAGATCAGTGACTCAAGTACTATAGAGAGTCTTCCTAATTCCTCTCATAGCTTAAGAGCACCAGAAGTTAGCAGGACTTCCAGCCGCATGCTATCAAAAGGTAAAATGCCAATAGCCCATGAAGTCATTGTTGGTCTTGATGATGAGGCAGCAAAAGTAATTGACCGACTTGTAAGCGGATCAAAACAGGTGGAAATTGTTCCCATTGTGGGAATGGCTGGCCTTGGTAAGACAACTTTAGCcaaaaaagtttacaatgataG GAAGGATGAGTTTCAAAATCTGGATGAACATGCGTTGCTTGAAAAGCTCTATCAAAGGCTATTGAAGAATCGGTATCTTGTTGTTTTTGATGATGTCTGGGACATTGAGGTATGGAATGAGCTGAGAATTGCATTCCCCAATGACAAGAATGGAAGTAGAATCATCTTTACGAGTCGATTTTCTAATGTAGCTTCAGAGGTTCAATATGGTGGAGAACCTCACTATCTTCACCCACTCAGTGAGAAAGAAAGTTTTGAACTACTGCTGAAGAAGgtttttggaaaagaagattGTCCTCAAGGATTGCGTGGAACCGGAATGGAGATTGCCAAAAAGTGCAGGGGATTACCATTTGCAGTTGTTGTTGTAGCTGGAATTCTAGCAACTATAGAGCATGATATTTTGGTTTGGGAAGAATTTGCTGAAAGTTTAACTTCGACCACGGTGTCTGGTACAGACCAGTGGAAGAAGTCATTGGAGCTCAGTTATGAGCATTTACCATATCACTTGAAGGCATGCCTGCTGTATTTTGCAGCATTTCGAGAAGATGAAAAAATTGGTGCCAAGAATTTGATGCGCCTCTGGATTGCAGAAGGGTTTGTGAAAAAAATTGAACGAAAGAGATCAGAGGTCATTGCAGAAGAATATCTGATGGACCTTATTGGTCGAAACTTAGTTATGGTAAGTAAAAGCAGATCCATTAGTGGAGTCAAAACTTGTTACATTCATGATTTGATATTTGAGTTCTGTAAGGACGAGGCGAAAGAAGAGAAATTTCTTCGGGTCCTGCAAGGATATGATGAGCTTTCTACCTTTATTGAGCCTCCCAACCTACCTCGGTTGTCCATTTGCTCCAATGGAGAGGATTTTATAAAGTCAAAGCTATTTTGTCCAATGGATATGGGCGTCGGTTGCTTAATATCTCCTTCCTTTTTTGCATCTACAAACATCTTAAAGTTTTGA